The following are from one region of the Amylibacter sp. IMCC11727 genome:
- the erpA gene encoding iron-sulfur cluster insertion protein ErpA yields the protein MDLSLPPTVTDRAFAQLAEINGSTNSAQCLRVAVEGGGCSGFQYEIKLEDDVADDDLVLEKDGQKVLVDSVSLPFLANAVIDYTQELIGARFVIENPNATSSCGCGTSFSM from the coding sequence ATGGACTTATCCCTGCCCCCAACCGTGACCGACCGCGCATTTGCGCAACTGGCCGAGATCAACGGCTCAACCAACAGCGCCCAGTGTTTGCGCGTGGCCGTTGAAGGCGGCGGGTGTTCTGGGTTTCAGTACGAGATCAAGTTGGAAGACGACGTGGCTGATGATGATCTCGTGTTGGAAAAAGACGGCCAGAAGGTGCTGGTAGACAGCGTGTCCCTGCCGTTTCTGGCCAATGCGGTGATTGATTATACCCAAGAATTGATCGGGGCGCGGTTCGTGATCGAGAACCCAAATGCCACGAGTTCCTGTGGGTGTGGAACCAGCTTTAGCATGTGA